The DNA region CGTCCGCGATGCTATCCTCGTCCGCGCCTAAAGAATCCACTTCGCGGTGCGCGGCCTGCGCCGCAAGCATCTCCATTAACCGGGCGTCGCTGTCTTCGAGACGCGCGGTGTCTTCGACATCCTTGTCAACATCGAGCATGCCGCGGCCGTATTGCGCTTGGAGGTTATGTTCGTCGTCGTGCGAGTGGTCGTCCAGGGCGAGGTTGAAGGTTAGGGGTTTTGCGGCCACGGGGGTAGTTAGGAATTGGGATTGACCTGTTCACACACATTGGTTAGCATACTCACTTTGATACTGGGATAAGATGAGAGATACCCATCCAAGCATCATATATTTCAGTCTCCTGCGGGAACACCGGGACCGAGCGACGGTCGTCCAACGACTTGGGCAAATCATCGGGTAATGTGGTGGTGAGGGTATGTCTTTTATTCGGGACGCCCAGGTCGTCGTTATTATCATCATCGGTATTaagattattctcgtcgcgACCAAAGTCTAGCGATGACGAGGCCGCGCGAGTCTCGTTGTCCATCGTGGGCAGTGGGTAGGCCGTAGCGGTGTCGAcgccggtggtggtgggagtTATGCAGGAGGGCGGGCACATGCAACTGAACTGTGTTCAACTTTCCGGGGGAATCGCAAAAGGTGTAAAGAAATAGTCCTCCATGAAGGAAAAATAGGAGGGAAAATAGTGAGAAAGGAGTGAATGACTGAGTAAATGAAAGAGCCGGGAGGCAACGAACAGGAGAAGGCAGAAGGCAGAGTGGAGGGCGGCCTGACACTACGTAGGTCAAGAGTGGCAGTTGATGCATTTTTGTATGGGGGAGACTCCACTACAAATGAACCTCGAACACGCTCCTGTCAGAGGTACGACTTCTTCTGAAATTATAAGGTTAGTTGTACACTTTTTATAGAGTGGCACATGTACACCATTATCCATTATTCTGTTGTAGATACATAGCTATGCTGTTTATTCCCCAGTCCATCCCAATCAAGTAATGCAACCCGGATAGCCCCCAAGTATAGCAAGAAAATGCAGGAAAAATTTACATAGAGTACAGAAAACCACACCATATGCGACAAAAGAAACCCCATACTCGATGCATATGCATGAATCCATCCGAATTCATCCCATCCATCCAATCATCCCAATCCCATATCGTCAACAAGCACCGGAAATGCACATTAGTCAATCAGAGCCGAgacaaaagagaagaaaaagcacaATAAAAATAGAAAACAAGAACGAGTGCTGCGCTGAGATGCAATACAATAATCCAACAAAAGACCGAAACGAATACGAGAAATGCGACACGAAATAGACATACAATGAACAGACGGTAATAGAGCATCAAGAGAACAAacgaaaggaagagaaagggagGAATAAGGTAAGAATAAAGAATGAAAGCGAAGATCAATCAAGATCCCGACTCCGCGTCTGGAttccctcctcatccaacgATGCAATCCAAAGACACCGTTCAATAACCCCTTGTACAGGCTCAAATGCATATTTCGTACTCGCATCAATCAACCGCAGCAGATTCTTCACAATCCTCGCGGTTGTGCGATGTCTCTCAAAGTTAATCAATGGCTCCCCAGCCTGCGTAGTAACCTGCGCCGGCTTCTGCGAGTTGTAATTAAGGTCGTGGATATAGAGACCAACGAAAGGAATGCAGCCCTCCTGCAGATTCGCAGTCTCCATCTCAACACGAAGATCGTGGAAGTTGCGAACAGGCTGGATGAGCGCCTCCATATCTTTCAATAATCGCTTGTCCTCAGGCGAGACAAGTGACCAGGTCTTTTCCAATCGGGCACAGTTAATTGACGAGAGCGCGATAGCGATCTGAAGCATAGTGGCGTAATTGCACATCCGCTTCGCGTGCACCGCAACATGAATGAACTTGCTGATCGTTTGAACGCGCTCATGGATATCCTGTGTTAGGACAATTTCCGAAAgtacccatttaaccatcAGATTGAAACGGCCTACCACCAGGTCGATGCCACGGTGGTCTTCAGAAGTGAGGAATTGAACCCAGCTCAGGGTTGTCGGGGAGCCGCTGCTCCAGCGCATTTCGACCAGGTCGCGCCAGTCGATCTCGCTCAGGGCTGCCATCTCCACCAGTGTTAACTGCTGGGCGAGGAGCTGCGACTCACAAGCGAGGATGAAAGGCACGTGGTCCACGTCAGGCGCAGCAACAGGGCTTGGTTGCTGCTGGCCATTCTCGGATCTCGAAAGCACGTCCTGCTGCATGTCGATGAAACGAGAAGGGTCCGGTTGTGCATTCCTGCGGCTTGGAGATGGATCGGGTGTAAGCGGCTGAGCCTGGACAATGACAGGGTTCAACGGCGTAGCGCAAGAGGTGATAGAGCGCGGGTTCTGAATAGTCATCGGAGGAGACGGAGGTTGAGCAAGAGGATGAGGTGGTATCCTATACGACGACCTACTCAGTCTAGCGGAATCTGTTGAGGGACGTCCATCCAATATCTCACGGCGATCAATGACATCAAGGGACAATTCAGAAAGACGAGTCCGATCCCGCGGCGCAAGAGGTCTAGGCACAGGCACTGTCGAGCCTCGAGGAATACGGCTGATACTTTCCGTCTTGTTAATGACATGCGTCGACGGCCGCGATGAGTCCCAGTCAGAGGTATCAGTACGGCTGGCACGTGGTGTCGCCGCGGGGTTGGTAGCGACGCGACTCAGCGCGGGAGGCTTCTTCATCGATTCATCGCTCAGTCCACGCTCGAGCAAGGGTATAGAGGAGAACGACTCTTCCGATTCTGCAACAGAGTCCGAATAAGGGCGCACAGGCCGCATCCTTTCCCGAACCTGCGAATACGTCAATGGATCACCGAGAAAAGTAGGCCGTCTCTGGAATCCATCATCATTGCAGTTCTGCCGTAGCACGACAGGCATATTGCGGTGATGAGGCGCAGACGAGGATCCCTCCCCGTCAGCTCTCGGAGTCTCGGGGCCATCCCACTTGCCCTCCAACTTAAGCAACGTTGACTCCACacctccatcatcatcatcaggaaTCTGCGCAAATTTGGCAATAGCAGCCTCAAACGAACGCCTTACGTCCTGGCTCGAGTTCGTCTGGATAAGAGAGTACCGCGGATTAGGCGGAATAAGACTAGTCTGCCGTCTCGATTGCACGTCTCTAGTAGAAGCAGTGAGTTCGCTCTCAGCAACGGAAATAGTTGATCTTGACCTTAGGTAAGACAATCGGTTTTTGCCATTCTGCATCTTGCGCAAATCACCACCAGGGCGTCTACGTAGAATTGGTCCCGTAGGTGTCTCCGGTTCATCCTGGAGAACGTTCAAGTCGGCGACGAGTGGCACTGGCTCCCCGTTGGCACTCGTGGCCGGACGACGCCTCGAGATGATACTTTGGAAGGACGCGTACTTCCGGAGGCGGAGCGAGGGCGATGTCCTCTTGCGGAATGGCAATGCGTGTCCAATGGAAATCGACCTTCGCGAGGCAGATGAATCGGAATTATTGTAGAATGTCTTGGAGGGCTGGTGTGATGATCCCGCGGGAGCGCTGTCGTCGTAGAAGATTCGCAGAGAGTATTTATCATCCCCGCGAGTAGATGGGACGCGCAAAGAGTCCGTCTTCGGAGTTGCTGTACCATTTCCCGCATTCAGAAAACCTGGGGAACGCTCAAAATCGACAATTGGTTCTCCATTCGCTCCCGAGACCATCGGTATGTCCAAGCCCGTATCATCCACAATGACAATCGATTCACTCCCCATCGTCAACCCACTTTGTGACCTGACCTGCGAACCAATCCTCGACGGGGGCACCTGCAGACGAGGCATGGAGGCCTCTTGTTGCGGCGGATCTTGTTTCGTTTCTTCCCGATCCGCAATAACTTGACGGTACTGCCTCAAGACTTCATCGCAGAGGGTGTCTATTCGTGTTGGTTTCTTGGACCGCGCGGTCGTCTTGCGATCCCGATAGTAGTCTGATCCGAAAGCCACATTATTCGGGAGGGTAGAGGTCTTCCCCCGAAACGGTGACCCTGAATATCCCCGGGTATGTCGTGAGATATTCTGGTTACCATGTTTCGCCCCGTTTATTGCTCTGCGAATTGATCCAATGATGGTCTTGACGCCCGAGCCTGAAGTTGTTGGCTTGGATGTCCCATCGGCCGTGCTTTGACGCTCCAAACCAGGGACAGAGCCCAACGGAAGTGGCGGTGAGAGGGGTGCCATCATGGTCATGTAGGATTCAGCGGGAGGATACAAGGTTCCCCGAATCAAGCTTGCAGGGTCGAGAATTTCTTGAGAACTGATGCCCCACTGGTCAAGTTTGAGCAATGGTAACGGAGCGCGATCATCTCGAACCGAATCAGAGAAGCTCCCACTGCGCTTGTGGGCATGGGTATAAAATGGGCGGCGTTTTGTAGAGGCCGCAGTTGACGACTTGGGTGGCGGAGGAACATGGGCGTACTTTGCTGGCGACAGGGGCACAGGATGCGGTGCCGTCTTGGGAGGAGGGTTCGAGGGACGTCTGTGGGATTTGGGTGGGAATGAGCAGGATGCCGCAAGGCAATGGTCATCGCTCTGGACGGTCACCGGGATGCTTTGGTTCGTGGCTCCGGAATGGGTTCGATAATGCTGGGCCAAAGTGGGTTCTTGACCAGCATCTACGTTGACACTGTCGTCACCTATGCTCAATGGCAACCCAGGTTGCACGAAGTGCTGAGCGCGTTCCCCCTGGTCGCCGTCTATGGTCTCAATGAGACCACCTGGAACGACAGGGCTATCCTGGTGATAATATGCTGATGACAGTTCCGGCGCATCCCAAATCATGGCGCACTTGCCATGCCAGCAACGCTTGAGGTCGATGAGGATCTTCAAGTCACTTGTCCCACCATTTTCCCGAGACTTAACATCATTATACAGCAAGTTTATGATATCGCAAAAGTAAACCCGGAGCTCGTAGTCCTCGGCGAAATCATCGGTGAAATAGTTCAAAATCCAATGGCGAAGCGCCGCAAACGTGCGGATACGGATGATCCGTCCGTCATCTTGCCAGCGGTTAATTGCCCACTGTAGTCGAGCAAgtaggaggcggaggaggtgaCTAGGAGAAAGGTAAGAACGATAGGTGAGGAAAAAGTCAGAGACGAGCTCATAGTCCATAAAAGACTCTGATGAGATTTGCGCAACGATGCGCGCGGGGGTTGCAGCGCTGAGTTCCTTAGTGCCAGGAATATACCGAACCACTGATTCGTCGTCCATGTCTGAAACTAGGGTTTCGAAGACAGAAGGCTCGATTGGCTCCTTCATCTCGTAGAAAATAGGGACTTCCGTCGCCGTAGGATCTGGACCCAGCTCTACACCAGTATCGGACAGGATGGAGGAAACGAAGGACGGCCTCTCTGGTATCACGGAGTCACTCAAGACATTGGACAACGGATGACTATTTAGATTCTCGCCAAGAAGGGGTGATGTGCGAAAGTAGCCTTGGGTCGACCCACGCGAGCTCTGCAGGGCTGGGCTTTCAGTTTTATTGAACTGTGGAATCCCCAATCGGTAATGTGGGATAGAAACCTCCAATGTCGGGAAGGCAGAAGGCTCCTCTGCTATGTCGCTTCTCCGCCGATCATCCGATCTGTCAATGACGATGCGCTGATATTCCCCACGAGGTCTAATGCTCGAGGTAGACTGATGTTCCGAGATTGTAGAAAAGGAATGTGGCCGTTGGCGGTTCTGCTGACGGTATTCAGATCGTGCTGATTCCGTGGTGACCGACTCGCCATCATCAACGACGTTCTCTTCTCGAGTCACGTCCGGCTGCAATTCGGACAACTGCGAATTCGACCAACGAGGATCATTGGCACCTTGGCCATGGCTATGTGCAGTATTCGGATGTAGACGCTCGCTTTGCGACGGGTCTGTCGAGGACGAgaggggttgttgttgttgcgcACGAGGTTCTTTTATGGACAGGTTTCGAATCGGCCTAATCCGGTGTAAAATAGTCATGTCAGCTCTTTGCTTTCTCGCACTGCCTCTTATTTCCTCTCTGCTATACAGAGCCACCCCGGTCGAGACAAACAATACCTAAGAAATATTTTCCCGTTCTGACCGACGCTACCCACGGTGAAATGCGATCCTCCCCTGCCATTCACCAGCGCATCCCGCGGACCACGCTGCGTGAGTGACCGCTTGAGCGACAAAGGTTTCTGAAGAAGCTCATGGCTGTCCCTGGTACGCAGCTGCGAGACCTCTGCGGGTTTCTCCTTGTCCACCGCCGATGATTCCAAATTGTTCTTCGAGATGTTCCCTCCCCCTTGTGCTACTGTGTTCGCACGTCGTAGATTAGATGTCGCAAATGTCGACTCTGTTGCGCTACCGAAGGGTTTCACACTGGAACGGAATCCGGCGGGTTGAGCGGAGGACGACGCATGGGTATCTGTCGGGGGATCGCGAACTTGGCGCTCCTCCATCGCGGAAAGTGTCGTATTCAAGCCTCAACAAAGAATTGCCTGTACAAAAATAAAATGAAAGATGAAAATCAAAGAGCGTCGAAACCAGTGACGGAATAgtcctcttttcctttttttttttttttttttggtcctctctttttgctttttatTTCACCAAGACCTCGGTCTCACACACGCGGCGGACCAAAGTCCCagagcaaaaagaaaaaggaagaaaccAATTCGcgagggaaaaggaaaaccTAGCGCATAGACAGCGCAAGCCAGAACCCGAAGCTGTACCCGTGACACGACATGACCGACCAGACCTGGAAGGAGGGGAGTAGCGGTAGCAGCAGTTCGTATATGATGTATGCTAGCCGAACCAAGCGAAGTAGGCTAAACTCGCTAAGAGAGCACGACGGTGCAGATCTCCATCTGAAGATTAATTAACGGCAGATTGTCGGGGCAAGAAAAGAGCGAGAGACGGCGATCGACGAACGAAAAGGGAATGACGAACTGAACATTGAATCTCTCGGATTGGATCTGTTTAATGATTGACGCtgaagagagaagagtgaAAAAGAGTGACCAAGGAGGAAATGAAAGAAACGGCGCGGTGGAGAGAGAAAGTCACGCGATTCGTTTACCTTTTTGGGGGTTTAACGGTGGGCAGAGGATATATATGGACAATATGGACAATCTGAACGGAGTATACAGGGGCACATTCATACGTAGGTAGGAAAATAAAGGAGTCAATATGTATGAACAGTGATGTAGTGCTACTACTGTACTATGTAGCATGGAATGCAGGTGTATCATCAAAAAGTATGCTGGCTGCAAAAATCTCAACCATCCAAAATATCCTGAATTGAAACTGGGGCTGATCGGTGCTGATTTTTGAAGCGTTCTCCAGTCATATCATATTAAAatcaccagcatcatttatTCTTAGCAGCAAAAGCGTTCCTCCGGCGCATCTCAATGGAGCCCGACTGACTATTGAAGATCCGGCCGGACTATTAGGGGaatatcctcccttttccccTTTTTGTCGGCCGTTAACTGCCATTGCTCCAGGCAAAAATAGAAGAATCCTTATGGAGTCATAATAATAAATATGAAGTCTCGGAAAATAACAGTCGTCATATTACTTCGAACCACTGATCAAAAAGGAgaactactccgtacagatgTAACAGGTGCATGATTCAGGTTTCCCCCCTCCACTGCATAACATCATACAAGTTCTGTATGTAACCCGTAACTCGTTCCAACAATAATCTCGTGAAGCCAATGCAAAATTACCAGAGCTTGCAGACAGGGTCGTGACTCGCGCATTGAAACGCTTCTTTAAATTCCCGAGAATTCGCCATGGTTCCCTATGGTCCCGTTAGCCCCATATCCTTTCCGAAAACGAAAACGTTGGAGGGACTTACAATAATCCGAGCAGGTTTGGGCGCATGTGGGTCATTGTAAATAGCTGACTGGGCCGCCTCTCTTGTCGTCTTACTACACCACCAATTGGCATACGAGACGAAAAACAGCTGCTCCTTGCTAAACGTCGACAGGCCAGGCAGGAGAGGGTCGGGCTTCGACTCGTCGCGCTTCTTCCATGCATGGAACGCCGCTGCAAGACCTCCCGCGTCGGCAATGTTCTCGCCTAGGGTCAGGCGACCATTGACGTGCAATGGCTTCGAATCCGGTCCGGTGACTGTGAATTCGGAGTATTGATCGACAAAGCACTGTGCACGTTCTTCGAATCCAGCCACTGTCTTTTCATCCCACCAATCGGTATAATTGCCAGTTTCATCATAATGGCGACCGCTTGAATCGAAAGCTGAAAGTGGATCTGTCAACGATCTCATCTTCGGCCTGAAGTAATGGTCGCACTTACCGTGTGAAAGCTCATGTCCACTGACCGCTCCAAAAGCACCATAAGTCAAGTACAAAGGCGCGGACGGTCCATAAAATACAGGAGACTGCATGATTCCGGCCGGGAAAGCAATCTCATTGCCAGGTGGGTTGTAATATGCGTTGACGGTCGGGGCACTCATGTCCCACTCATTCCGATCAGTGGGCTTGCCCAATTTGGACCATAATCGTTGGATCAAGAATTCGGCGATGGCGAGTTGGTTCTCAAAGAAAGTCTCGTCGGACAGTTTCAGGTCCCGATAATACTCTTCGACATCGGATGGGTCCATTACGTCCGGGCTCTTGGTGGGATATCCAATCTTCTGAACAATGTTACCAACCTTTTGGATTCCCAGCTTCTTTACCTCAGGCGACATCCAGGAAGTTTGGTCCAGCGTGAATACGAAACGCTCCTTGATGTCGGAGATGACCTGATCGCCAAGTTCCTTGGACGCACGGGAGAAGGAGTCAAGGATATAGAATCGACTCAAGCTCCAAGGAAGGCCCCCATCGAGCACATTGATACATTTACGCCACCTCTCTTCCGTGGCTTGGGGATCCTTGCCACTTAGTTTGTTGTTGAATTCCCGGAGCGGCCGAATCTTGGGATCCTCAATACTGTCCGCAAATGATTGGATTATCTTCCACTTGAAGAAAAGTTGGACAGTCTCGCGGGATGTCTCGCTGAGGATACTCGACAGAGATTCGATGTATGATGGAGAACCCACAATCAAGCGGTCATTTTTGTAGCCAGATGGGGCCAGAGCCGAGATAATGTCAGACAACGAGATCTCCGGCAAGAGACTTTCGGTTTCCTTGATGGTCCTCGGGTTGTAAGACTTTGTGATGTCCTCGCGAGTCTGTGTATCAGGCGTGGCATTGGCAAGCTTTGCCTCAAACGTCATGACATCCTTGATACTGTCTTTACTGGAAACAAAGCTTCCTAGTACTTTCTCGGCAACCTTGGTATATTCCGCCACGGTATCCGTGTTATTATAGTACTCCCTAGCAGGGAGTCCGATTTCATCTACGGGGACAACGAAGATGGCAACAGAATCCGGATCACGGTCGTCGGGCTTTACATGTCAGTGACGCAAGGAGGTTTGAATAGTCACATAGGGTTCCTTACTGAAACAGATGGAACAACCAGTGCCTCAACGTCAAACTTTATTAGTTGCAGCACCGCATCGGTCAAATTCTTCTGGACATCCCGGTTGGAAACTCCCTTCATGGAGTAAATATCCTCCAGCTGAGCCAGCACATGCTCCAGCGGTTTGCTGCCGCGCTTGTTGATAGTGGACTCATCCAAACACGCTTGATATGCCGCCTTCAATTTGCCAAAGTTCTCTTTATCTTCCGATGATGGTGCATCTGGGGCCTCCAGAATGTGACGAAGTCGCATCTGAGCATTCTCTGCCATTGCAGTGCCCGCAAAAATCGACCCTTGGTCTGGACGCATGTCATGACGAGCTCGCCAACCTCCGCAGACATATTGGTCGAAGTCGGTGCAGGGGTCGACATTGGCGACGTTGGGGTCTAGGTTATAGAGTATTTCAGATGCCGCGTGGACACATTCGGGGGATTCACAAAGCATAGGGGCATCAGGCCGTGATGAGCTCTCGCAACTGCGTTCTATCTCTATATATGATCACATCAGCGATAAGAGCGACACTCGGGCAAGGTGAGAGTCGGTACCAAAGTAGTTCCAGAAGAAGTAACCACCAAATACCAAAAGCAAAACTCCACTCAATCGAAGCAACGTAGACAATCGCTTTCGATGTTTATCAGGTATAGCTCTAATGGGATGGCGGAAGAAGTCATCGACGGTGAATTGACCAACTCGCGCCGATCCATGGGGATGTGGGTGCTCCTCATCCACAGTATGTGATCCTTCTTCTATGAGATGGGCCGCTTCGAACTCGTCCGAGCTCCTAGTAGAATTAGTATGTGGGAAAAGATGAAATGAAGGATAAAGGCTGTGTGTTTCACGCACTTAGAATTGGACATGGTGTACTTCCAGGTGGGAATGCGAGACTCCTAACCCCCTTGGCACGAGGGAAGTCAAAGTATATACGGAATTTGGTCAAAACAGCATTGAAATTGGCTTCATTTAGTTCACCAACTCACTCAATGCGTTGAAATCACCACGACTCAACCGTGAAGTTATCAATAAGGGTGACGAAGCCGATTGTAATAGCGGCGGTGATGGCGATGCAGAGTCACATGTCCAGCCTCGGATGAGTCAGCCAATAGGCGGTCGAGAATTGAATTCAGGATCGagaacatcatcatcgaaaCCCCCAATGTTGAGGAGATGAAAGTCCTGGGGATGTTTGGAGTTTCGGGGAAAGTAACCGCAGTTCGACTGTTTTGAAACCCCGGGCCCACAACCTTGATAACCTTAATCCAATGAGTGGTGACAGTTGATGGTTCATGATTAGAAACGGATATGGGGTAGGACCCATAAAGAGATATTATCAACGCCGAAGTATTATTCCTACAGACTCCAAATTGAACCACATGAGATTCAAGAACCGCATGGTCATGTGCCTGGATACCGATCGGGGACGAATTGTCCGTACATCCTACACATTATCGATTGTACGGCCCTTCCCGCTGTCATTGCTGCTTACGGAGCACAAGACTCGCCTCTTCTCTTTACCGAAGTACTAGCGTATCTGCCTATCGTTGCATGCTTGGTCCTGTAATGGTGATCTTCTTGTACCCTGCAAGGAGGATGGCTCCTGATCGAGATAGCACTGCGATTGATATACTGGGCCTCGATTTGAGGTCCTTAGAAGTCCGGAAAACTGCGCACGCACTTACAGGATCGCTCCCTGCCCTCTTCAGTTCACTGAATACTTGCACATGTACGGACAGTATCCGCCAAAAAGACCCGGACTTCTCTCGGCAGGCGCCGCAAGGTTCAACTCATTGGGCAAAGATCAGCACGGGTAGGTTGTAGGCTGAGAAATGCCGACGAATATAGGTCAATAATGCATCTATTTTCATCTCCGACTCCTTTTACCGGTCTGCGGCCAATGTAATTTATTATTTTGCAGGATTAACGGGAAAAAGGAACCCCTGTCCATGGAGAATGCTTAATTTTGACCAAGTCCTTCCCTTTTCAACGTCTTTCCAGGCTCTGCAGTGGAGCTTAGGGAAATAGCACCCCCTGTCACGGAGATTAGGGGACATACTTTTTACTACAGTACTATGGTAGATGATAAGACGGTGGTAACACTGATAACCTGGTAGGATGGAAGAATAATACCGGGCCCGAGATTGACACATGACAGGAGTGGAGTGCCAAGACGAGCTTCTGGTGGTGAAAAGCCACCGGGGAGCAGCGACCGGGAACGCGCCCGCCAAACACGTGGTGCGGAGAACTGCATACATTCTTCTTCTATCCGAGTCAGGCGGTCATGTGTGCCGGGAGCACCCATGTACGGAACATTCTGGATCAATTACTGAACGTTGATGTTGAGGAAAGAGAGTACTATCACCGTTGTACCCGACCACGCACAGCGTACTTTGGCATCCTAGCACAGAGTGGATATAAACATAGATCGAGTCAGGTACGATAGACTACGGAGCGCGCTTGTCTATCGAAATATCGGCAAGATGTCTGATCCGGCCAAGAAACGAAAGAGTACAAATGTCCGGGTTGACCTTCCGTGGCGCGGCAGTCTTGA from Aspergillus chevalieri M1 DNA, chromosome 2, nearly complete sequence includes:
- the LTE1 gene encoding mitotic regulator LTE1 (COG:T;~EggNog:ENOG410QDPV;~InterPro:IPR000651,IPR036964,IPR023578,IPR008937, IPR001895;~PFAM:PF00617,PF00618;~go_function: GO:0005085 - guanyl-nucleotide exchange factor activity [Evidence IEA];~go_process: GO:0007264 - small GTPase mediated signal transduction [Evidence IEA]) is translated as MEERQVRDPPTDTHASSSAQPAGFRSSVKPFGSATESTFATSNLRRANTVAQGGGNISKNNLESSAVDKEKPAEVSQLRTRDSHELLQKPLSLKRSLTQRGPRDALVNGRGGSHFTVGSVGQNGKIFLRPIRNLSIKEPRAQQQQPLSSSTDPSQSERLHPNTAHSHGQGANDPRWSNSQLSELQPDVTREENVVDDGESVTTESARSEYRQQNRQRPHSFSTISEHQSTSSIRPRGEYQRIVIDRSDDRRRSDIAEEPSAFPTLEVSIPHYRLGIPQFNKTESPALQSSRGSTQGYFRTSPLLGENLNSHPLSNVLSDSVIPERPSFVSSILSDTGVELGPDPTATEVPIFYEMKEPIEPSVFETLVSDMDDESVVRYIPGTKELSAATPARIVAQISSESFMDYELVSDFFLTYRSYLSPSHLLRLLLARLQWAINRWQDDGRIIRIRTFAALRHWILNYFTDDFAEDYELRVYFCDIINLLYNDVKSRENGGTSDLKILIDLKRCWHGKCAMIWDAPELSSAYYHQDSPVVPGGLIETIDGDQGERAQHFVQPGLPLSIGDDSVNVDAGQEPTLAQHYRTHSGATNQSIPVTVQSDDHCLAASCSFPPKSHRRPSNPPPKTAPHPVPLSPAKYAHVPPPPKSSTAASTKRRPFYTHAHKRSGSFSDSVRDDRAPLPLLKLDQWGISSQEILDPASLIRGTLYPPAESYMTMMAPLSPPLPLGSVPGLERQSTADGTSKPTTSGSGVKTIIGSIRRAINGAKHGNQNISRHTRGYSGSPFRGKTSTLPNNVAFGSDYYRDRKTTARSKKPTRIDTLCDEVLRQYRQVIADREETKQDPPQQEASMPRLQVPPSRIGSQVRSQSGLTMGSESIVIVDDTGLDIPMVSGANGEPIVDFERSPGFLNAGNGTATPKTDSLRVPSTRGDDKYSLRIFYDDSAPAGSSHQPSKTFYNNSDSSASRRSISIGHALPFRKRTSPSLRLRKYASFQSIISRRRPATSANGEPVPLVADLNVLQDEPETPTGPILRRRPGGDLRKMQNGKNRLSYLRSRSTISVAESELTASTRDVQSRRQTSLIPPNPRYSLIQTNSSQDVRRSFEAAIAKFAQIPDDDDGGVESTLLKLEGKWDGPETPRADGEGSSSAPHHRNMPVVLRQNCNDDGFQRRPTFLGDPLTYSQVRERMRPVRPYSDSVAESEESFSSIPLLERGLSDESMKKPPALSRVATNPAATPRASRTDTSDWDSSRPSTHVINKTESISRIPRGSTVPVPRPLAPRDRTRLSELSLDVIDRREILDGRPSTDSARLSRSSYRIPPHPLAQPPSPPMTIQNPRSITSCATPLNPVIVQAQPLTPDPSPSRRNAQPDPSRFIDMQQDVLSRSENGQQQPSPVAAPDVDHVPFILACESQLLAQQLTLVEMAALSEIDWRDLVEMRWSSGSPTTLSWVQFLTSEDHRGIDLVVGRFNLMVKWVLSEIVLTQDIHERVQTISKFIHVAVHAKRMCNYATMLQIAIALSSINCARLEKTWSLVSPEDKRLLKDMEALIQPVRNFHDLRVEMETANLQEGCIPFVGLYIHDLNYNSQKPAQVTTQAGEPLINFERHRTTARIVKNLLRLIDASTKYAFEPVQGVIERCLWIASLDEEGIQTRSRDLD
- a CDS encoding M13 family metallopeptidase (COG:E;~EggNog:ENOG410PFH5;~InterPro:IPR008753,IPR018497,IPR024079,IPR000718, IPR042089;~MEROPS:MER0011141;~PFAM:PF01431,PF05649;~TransMembrane:1 (i63-83o);~go_function: GO:0004222 - metalloendopeptidase activity [Evidence IEA];~go_function: GO:0008237 - metallopeptidase activity [Evidence IEA];~go_process: GO:0006508 - proteolysis [Evidence IEA]), translating into MSNSKSSDEFEAAHLIEEGSHTVDEEHPHPHGSARVGQFTVDDFFRHPIRAIPDKHRKRLSTLLRLSGVLLLVFGGYFFWNYFEIERSCESSSRPDAPMLCESPECVHAASEILYNLDPNVANVDPCTDFDQYVCGGWRARHDMRPDQGSIFAGTAMAENAQMRLRHILEAPDAPSSEDKENFGKLKAAYQACLDESTINKRGSKPLEHVLAQLEDIYSMKGVSNRDVQKNLTDAVLQLIKFDVEALVVPSVSPDDRDPDSVAIFVVPVDEIGLPAREYYNNTDTVAEYTKVAEKVLGSFVSSKDSIKDVMTFEAKLANATPDTQTREDITKSYNPRTIKETESLLPEISLSDIISALAPSGYKNDRLIVGSPSYIESLSSILSETSRETVQLFFKWKIIQSFADSIEDPKIRPLREFNNKLSGKDPQATEERWRKCINVLDGGLPWSLSRFYILDSFSRASKELGDQVISDIKERFVFTLDQTSWMSPEVKKLGIQKVGNIVQKIGYPTKSPDVMDPSDVEEYYRDLKLSDETFFENQLAIAEFLIQRLWSKLGKPTDRNEWDMSAPTVNAYYNPPGNEIAFPAGIMQSPVFYGPSAPLYLTYGAFGAVSGHELSHGKCDHYFRPKMRSLTDPLSAFDSSGRHYDETGNYTDWWDEKTVAGFEERAQCFVDQYSEFTVTGPDSKPLHVNGRLTLGENIADAGGLAAAFHAWKKRDESKPDPLLPGLSTFSKEQLFFVSYANWWCSKTTREAAQSAIYNDPHAPKPARIIGTMANSREFKEAFQCASHDPVCKLW